A part of Streptomyces sp. NBC_01451 genomic DNA contains:
- a CDS encoding steroid 3-ketoacyl-CoA thiolase: MAAEPVIVEAVRTPIGRRGGALANLHPAYLLGETYRELLGRTGIPADCVEQIVGGAVTQAGEQSANPARTAWLTMGLPYETAATTVNAQCGSSQQASHMVANMISAGVIDVGISCGVEAMSRVPLGSASKHGPGKPFPEEWNVDLPNQFEAAERIARHRGLTRENVDALGLLSQERAAVAWAEERFKRETFAVQVPTTEEEQGAGQGMWRLVDRDEGLRDTSADALAALKPIMPTAVHTAGNSSQISDGSAALLWASKRMARALKLRPRARIVAQALVGSDPHFHLDGPIDATRAVLGKAGMTLKDIDLIEINEAFASVVLSWSQVFEQDLDKVNVNGGAIALGHPVGATGARLIATALHELERVDKEFALITMCAGGALATGTIIQRL, translated from the coding sequence ATGGCCGCGGAACCCGTGATCGTCGAAGCCGTACGCACCCCCATCGGCAGGCGCGGCGGCGCGCTCGCCAACCTGCACCCCGCCTACCTGCTGGGCGAGACCTACCGCGAGCTCCTGGGCCGCACCGGCATCCCCGCCGACTGTGTCGAACAGATCGTCGGCGGCGCGGTCACCCAGGCCGGCGAACAGTCCGCCAACCCCGCCCGCACCGCCTGGCTGACCATGGGCCTGCCGTACGAGACCGCGGCGACCACTGTCAACGCCCAGTGCGGCTCCTCCCAGCAGGCCTCGCACATGGTCGCCAACATGATCTCGGCGGGCGTCATCGACGTCGGCATCAGCTGCGGGGTCGAGGCGATGTCGCGGGTGCCGCTGGGCTCGGCGTCCAAGCACGGCCCCGGGAAACCGTTCCCGGAGGAGTGGAACGTGGACCTGCCCAACCAGTTCGAGGCGGCCGAGCGGATCGCCCGGCACCGCGGACTGACCAGGGAGAACGTGGACGCGCTGGGGCTTCTCTCGCAGGAGCGGGCGGCGGTCGCCTGGGCGGAGGAGCGGTTCAAGCGGGAGACGTTCGCCGTGCAGGTGCCCACGACGGAGGAGGAGCAGGGCGCCGGGCAGGGCATGTGGCGCCTCGTCGACCGGGACGAGGGGCTGCGCGACACCTCGGCCGACGCCCTGGCGGCCCTGAAGCCGATCATGCCGACCGCTGTCCACACGGCGGGCAACTCCTCCCAGATCAGCGACGGTTCGGCGGCGCTGCTGTGGGCGTCGAAGCGGATGGCGCGGGCGCTGAAGCTGCGCCCGAGGGCGCGGATCGTGGCCCAGGCGCTGGTGGGCTCCGACCCGCACTTCCACCTCGACGGCCCCATCGACGCGACCCGGGCGGTGCTCGGCAAGGCGGGCATGACGCTCAAGGACATCGACCTGATCGAGATCAACGAGGCCTTCGCCTCGGTGGTGTTGAGCTGGTCGCAGGTCTTCGAGCAGGACCTGGACAAGGTCAACGTGAACGGCGGGGCCATCGCCCTCGGGCACCCGGTCGGCGCGACCGGGGCGCGGCTGATCGCCACGGCACTGCACGAACTGGAGCGGGTGGACAAGGAGTTCGCGCTGATCACCATGTGCGCGGGCGGGGCACTGGCGACAGGGACGATCATCCAGCGGCTCTGA
- a CDS encoding J-domain-containing protein, whose protein sequence is MTERKPPGVSFESWVDRQIREAEARGEFAALPGAGKPLPDGTDTSYDELWWVKQKMAREGLSFLPPTLALRKEAEDALAAARRAPSEGAVRRIVTEINVKIRDMMFRPPPGPPLGLKPYDVDEVVREWREARADRAE, encoded by the coding sequence ATGACCGAACGCAAGCCGCCCGGGGTGAGTTTCGAGTCCTGGGTCGACCGGCAGATCCGCGAGGCGGAGGCGCGCGGGGAGTTCGCCGCGCTTCCCGGCGCGGGCAAGCCGTTGCCCGACGGTACCGACACGTCGTACGACGAACTGTGGTGGGTCAAGCAGAAGATGGCCCGCGAGGGGCTGTCGTTCCTGCCGCCGACGCTGGCCCTGCGCAAGGAGGCGGAGGACGCGCTGGCGGCGGCGCGCAGGGCCCCCTCCGAGGGGGCGGTCCGCCGGATCGTGACGGAGATCAACGTCAAGATCCGCGACATGATGTTCAGGCCGCCGCCCGGCCCCCCGCTGGGTCTCAAGCCGTACGACGTCGACGAGGTCGTACGGGAGTGGCGGGAGGCGCGGGCGGACCGGGCGGAGTAG
- a CDS encoding cytochrome P450, translating to MPEGFDFTDPDLLQHRVPLPEFAELRATEPVHWVPQHPGIAGFADEGYWAVTRHADVKYVSTHPELFSSTTNTAIIRFNERIERDAIDAQRLILLNMDPPEHTRVRQIVQRGFTPRAIRALEDNLRSRALAIAANAAARSGPFDFVTEVACELPLQAIAELIGIPQEDRLRIFEWSNRMISYDDPEVAITEEIGQESAMELISYAMNMSADRKQCPAKDIVTTLVAAEDEGNLASDEFGFFVLMLAVAGNETTRNAITHGMHAFLTHPDQWELYKRERPETTAEEIVRWATPIVSFQRTATQDTELGGQKIKEGDRVGLFYSSANRDPEVFDSPDVFDITRDPNPHLGFGGGGPHFCLGKSLAVMEINLIFNALADAMPGLTLVGDPRRLRSAWVNGVKELQVSAG from the coding sequence ATGCCCGAAGGGTTCGACTTCACCGACCCCGACCTGCTCCAACACCGCGTACCTCTCCCGGAGTTCGCCGAGCTGCGCGCCACCGAGCCGGTCCACTGGGTGCCCCAGCACCCCGGCATCGCGGGCTTCGCCGACGAGGGCTACTGGGCCGTCACCCGGCACGCGGACGTCAAGTACGTTTCCACGCACCCGGAGTTGTTCTCGTCCACCACGAACACTGCGATCATCCGCTTCAACGAGCGCATCGAGCGCGACGCGATCGACGCCCAGCGGCTGATCCTGCTCAACATGGACCCGCCCGAGCACACCCGCGTCCGCCAGATCGTGCAGCGCGGCTTCACCCCGCGCGCGATCCGCGCCCTGGAGGACAACCTGCGCAGCCGCGCGCTCGCCATCGCCGCGAACGCCGCCGCCCGCAGCGGCCCCTTCGACTTCGTCACCGAGGTCGCCTGCGAACTGCCCCTCCAGGCCATCGCCGAGCTGATCGGGATCCCCCAGGAGGACCGCCTCAGGATCTTCGAGTGGTCCAACCGGATGATCTCGTACGACGATCCGGAGGTCGCGATCACGGAGGAGATCGGCCAGGAGTCGGCCATGGAACTCATCTCGTACGCCATGAACATGTCCGCCGACCGCAAGCAGTGCCCGGCGAAGGACATCGTCACCACGCTGGTGGCGGCGGAGGACGAGGGCAACCTCGCCTCGGACGAGTTCGGCTTCTTCGTGCTGATGCTGGCCGTCGCGGGCAACGAGACGACCCGCAACGCCATCACCCATGGCATGCACGCCTTCCTCACCCACCCGGACCAGTGGGAGCTGTACAAACGCGAACGCCCGGAAACCACCGCCGAGGAGATCGTGCGCTGGGCGACCCCCATCGTCTCCTTCCAGCGAACGGCCACCCAGGACACGGAGCTGGGCGGCCAGAAGATCAAGGAGGGCGACCGCGTCGGCCTGTTCTACTCCTCCGCCAACCGCGACCCCGAGGTCTTCGACTCCCCGGACGTCTTCGACATCACCCGCGACCCCAATCCGCACCTCGGCTTCGGCGGCGGCGGCCCGCACTTCTGCCTCGGCAAGTCCCTGGCCGTCATGGAGATCAACCTGATCTTCAACGCCCTCGCCGACGCCATGCCGGGCCTCACCCTGGTCGGCGACCCGCGACGGCTGCGCTCGGCCTGGGTCAACGGCGTCAAGGAACTCCAGGTGAGCGCGGGCTAG
- a CDS encoding bifunctional glycosyltransferase 87/phosphatase PAP2 family protein, protein MANAEHGGGAGGAFGAGAAGTAQARLRLARVALWLVVAVLAVRQVAVVLGTPKADRLTDLETWVGPDGVLHVNGSLYDSTQFTGTPFGGLVLKPLTRAAEQALGWGWTFGTLLLVVALGVVAARALPAPVSRRTSLLAAPVAISLLMLSLPVRNTLYLGQTSIIPVLLVLLGCFVAREERAAGALIGLAAALQPTVLLFAPLLWFTGRRRAAVSAGITFVACTALAWAAMADDSYTYWVHHLGGAGLGGAADDLANQSLHGALLRLGVEGPLEITLFLVLGAAVAVLGLRRAVRYAQDGQLLLAVAITGCAAIAVSPTTWQHQLLWLLLAVVGRVGRRASDRYMWPVAVIIVMTLPAKMVIPNMGALYPVRDNIVLLAAVAAATVVPFLSRTSEFYRSPVPTDFAAPVPARFGRVPLLPFLRRVLTRPNLLLELLLIRVTYAAYQKVRLAATGGTTTGGRTTAEAHGHQIHDIEKFLHIDIEHWVNHTVVKIGWMRDFFDFYYTSFHFFVPLTVLGVLYWRRPVDYRWARASLGFATLLALVGFWLYPLAPPRLMPGLGIIDTVHGVQDFSKPDYGTLTALTNQYAAMPSLHFGWSLWCGLVIAIVAPKWWMKALGMLHPFFTVSAIVATGNHWVLDAVGGAAVVLAGFGLSYVLMGPRARPAVAAAADDDGRPRPAWAAKSRT, encoded by the coding sequence GTGGCGAACGCAGAGCACGGTGGTGGAGCAGGAGGTGCCTTCGGAGCGGGCGCCGCCGGGACGGCGCAGGCACGGCTGAGACTGGCCCGTGTGGCGCTCTGGCTCGTTGTCGCCGTCCTCGCGGTCAGACAGGTGGCCGTCGTCCTCGGCACCCCGAAGGCGGACCGGCTGACCGACCTGGAGACCTGGGTGGGTCCCGACGGCGTCCTGCATGTGAACGGCTCGCTCTACGACTCGACGCAGTTCACCGGCACGCCCTTCGGCGGACTCGTCCTCAAGCCGCTCACCCGGGCCGCCGAGCAGGCCCTCGGCTGGGGCTGGACCTTCGGCACGCTGCTGCTGGTCGTCGCGCTCGGCGTGGTCGCCGCCCGCGCCCTGCCCGCACCCGTGAGCCGCCGCACCTCGCTGCTCGCCGCGCCCGTCGCGATCAGCCTGCTGATGCTGTCGCTGCCCGTGCGCAACACCCTCTACCTCGGCCAGACCAGCATCATTCCCGTCCTGCTGGTCCTGCTCGGCTGCTTCGTCGCACGCGAGGAACGGGCCGCCGGCGCCCTGATCGGTCTCGCCGCGGCCCTCCAGCCCACCGTGCTGCTGTTCGCGCCGCTGCTCTGGTTCACCGGGCGCCGCCGGGCCGCCGTCTCGGCCGGGATCACCTTCGTCGCCTGCACCGCGCTCGCCTGGGCCGCGATGGCGGACGACTCCTACACCTACTGGGTCCACCACCTGGGCGGGGCGGGGCTCGGCGGCGCCGCCGACGACCTCGCCAACCAGTCCCTGCACGGCGCCCTGCTGCGGCTGGGCGTCGAGGGACCCCTCGAAATCACCCTGTTCCTGGTGCTCGGCGCGGCCGTCGCCGTCCTCGGCCTGCGCCGGGCGGTGCGCTACGCCCAGGACGGCCAACTGCTGCTGGCGGTCGCCATCACGGGGTGTGCGGCCATCGCCGTTTCCCCCACGACCTGGCAGCACCAGCTGCTGTGGCTGCTCCTCGCCGTCGTCGGCCGCGTCGGCAGGCGCGCCTCCGACCGCTACATGTGGCCGGTCGCCGTGATCATCGTGATGACGCTGCCCGCCAAGATGGTCATCCCGAACATGGGCGCCCTCTACCCGGTCCGCGACAACATCGTGCTGCTCGCCGCGGTCGCCGCCGCCACCGTCGTACCGTTCCTGTCCCGGACCTCGGAGTTCTACCGCTCACCGGTCCCGACGGACTTCGCGGCACCGGTCCCCGCCCGCTTCGGCCGGGTCCCGCTCCTCCCCTTCCTGCGCCGGGTGCTCACCCGCCCGAACCTGCTCCTCGAACTGCTGCTGATCCGCGTCACGTACGCCGCGTACCAGAAGGTCCGGCTGGCCGCGACCGGCGGGACGACCACGGGCGGCCGGACCACCGCCGAGGCGCACGGCCACCAGATCCACGACATCGAGAAGTTCCTGCACATCGACATCGAGCACTGGGTCAACCACACGGTCGTGAAGATCGGCTGGATGCGGGACTTCTTCGACTTCTACTACACGTCGTTCCACTTCTTCGTGCCGCTGACCGTCCTCGGCGTCCTCTACTGGCGCCGCCCGGTCGACTACCGCTGGGCCCGCGCCTCCCTCGGCTTCGCCACCCTGCTCGCCCTCGTCGGCTTCTGGCTCTACCCGCTGGCCCCGCCGCGTCTGATGCCGGGCCTCGGCATCATCGACACCGTGCACGGCGTCCAGGACTTCTCCAAGCCGGACTACGGCACGCTCACGGCCCTGACCAACCAGTACGCGGCGATGCCCTCGCTGCACTTCGGGTGGTCCCTGTGGTGCGGGCTCGTCATCGCGATCGTCGCCCCGAAGTGGTGGATGAAGGCGCTGGGGATGCTGCATCCGTTCTTCACCGTCTCCGCGATCGTCGCGACCGGCAACCACTGGGTGCTGGACGCGGTGGGCGGGGCGGCGGTGGTCCTCGCCGGGTTCGGACTGTCGTACGTGCTCATGGGCCCGCGTGCCCGTCCGGCCGTGGCGGCAGCGGCGGACGACGACGGCCGGCCGCGGCCCGCCTGGGCGGCGAAGAGCCGCACCTGA
- a CDS encoding metallophosphoesterase family protein, giving the protein MRILHLSDTHINHAGAPNRHGVDTTGSLRGMLGAVRHLRGLGAVVVSGDLADSGAPEEYAVVRDLVGAFARERGIPVFCTTGNHDERGAFAKALGSGHLDPAGGDRADSRLTSAEGELAASSVVDGHRIVTLDSLVPGKVYGYLGAAQLDWLRELLRTPAPHGTTVVLHHPPVTLDNALQRALGLGNPADLADTVRGSDVRLILCGHFHLQIMGFLESVPVWVTPGVFNRIDLTGPAGTERAVRGASATLVDLGSPHGPLFHTLHARDPRAGETVYDIDEARITDVIAREGYK; this is encoded by the coding sequence ATGCGGATCCTCCATCTCTCCGACACCCACATCAATCACGCCGGCGCACCCAACCGCCACGGCGTCGACACCACCGGGTCACTGCGCGGGATGCTCGGCGCCGTCCGGCATCTCAGGGGCCTCGGGGCCGTCGTCGTCAGCGGTGACCTCGCGGACAGCGGGGCGCCCGAGGAGTACGCGGTCGTACGGGACCTCGTGGGCGCGTTCGCCCGGGAGCGGGGCATCCCGGTGTTCTGCACCACCGGCAACCACGACGAGCGCGGCGCCTTCGCGAAGGCCCTCGGCAGCGGGCACCTGGACCCGGCGGGCGGCGACCGCGCCGACTCCCGGCTCACGTCCGCCGAAGGCGAGCTGGCGGCGTCGAGCGTGGTCGACGGGCATCGGATCGTCACGCTCGACTCGCTCGTGCCGGGCAAGGTGTACGGCTACCTCGGCGCCGCCCAGCTGGACTGGCTGCGCGAGCTGTTGCGCACCCCGGCACCGCACGGCACGACGGTCGTCCTGCACCACCCGCCGGTCACCCTCGACAACGCGCTCCAGCGGGCGCTGGGGCTGGGCAACCCGGCGGACCTGGCCGACACGGTCCGCGGCAGCGACGTACGGCTGATCCTGTGCGGCCACTTCCACCTCCAGATCATGGGGTTCCTGGAGTCGGTGCCGGTGTGGGTGACGCCGGGGGTGTTCAACCGGATCGACCTGACCGGCCCGGCGGGCACGGAACGGGCGGTGCGCGGGGCCTCGGCGACACTCGTCGACCTGGGCTCGCCGCACGGTCCGCTCTTCCACACACTGCACGCCCGCGATCCCCGGGCCGGCGAGACGGTCTACGACATCGACGAGGCACGGATCACGGACGTCATCGCCCGGGAGGGCTACAAATAA
- a CDS encoding phytoene/squalene synthase family protein has protein sequence MTSGTDRAAYLKAKQFMLSREPAGHVAVRLLMPARLQPHILAGYAFASFTDDLCDRGTVEERTRRYEGWAEQVRTALDTGTARHPLLRAFLHTAEARELPRSWVDSYLVGAEIDLDFGGFTTEDDYQAYIDKLTWPFLMITSGLSMPGGGSRAYADSCRLLADACQRTDFLTDLAEDLRDGRLYLPTDHLEKHGVVRADLEHGRDLPGVRSLLSATAATAHATLREATRIIAELPSEQQTLTRFVILLHDQRLRRAATMGAAVTRRPVRDNPAVCLRLLARSHRPDLGLSALRAGS, from the coding sequence GTGACCAGCGGCACCGACCGCGCCGCCTATCTGAAGGCCAAGCAGTTCATGCTGAGCCGGGAACCCGCCGGCCATGTGGCGGTGCGGCTGCTGATGCCCGCCCGCCTCCAGCCCCACATCCTCGCCGGATACGCGTTCGCGTCGTTCACCGACGACCTGTGCGACCGGGGCACGGTGGAGGAGCGGACGCGCCGCTACGAGGGCTGGGCCGAGCAGGTGCGCACGGCACTGGACACCGGAACCGCCCGGCATCCCCTGCTGCGGGCCTTCCTGCACACCGCCGAGGCTCGTGAACTGCCGCGCTCCTGGGTGGACTCGTATCTCGTCGGGGCCGAAATCGACCTGGACTTCGGCGGGTTCACGACCGAGGACGACTACCAGGCGTACATCGACAAGCTCACCTGGCCGTTCCTCATGATCACCTCGGGTCTGTCGATGCCGGGCGGCGGCAGCCGGGCCTACGCGGACAGTTGCCGGCTGCTCGCCGACGCCTGCCAGCGCACCGACTTCCTCACCGACCTGGCCGAGGACCTGCGCGACGGACGCCTCTACCTCCCCACCGACCACCTGGAGAAGCACGGCGTCGTACGGGCCGACCTGGAACACGGCCGGGACCTCCCCGGCGTCCGTTCCCTGCTCTCCGCCACGGCGGCGACGGCCCACGCCACGCTCCGCGAGGCCACCCGGATCATCGCCGAACTCCCCTCCGAGCAGCAGACGTTGACCCGCTTCGTCATCCTCCTGCACGACCAGCGGCTGCGCCGCGCGGCCACCATGGGCGCCGCGGTCACCCGCCGCCCCGTCCGCGACAACCCGGCCGTCTGTCTGCGCCTGCTGGCCCGCTCGCACCGCCCGGACCTCGGCCTGTCGGCGCTACGAGCCGGTTCCTAG
- a CDS encoding O-methyltransferase, producing the protein MSESQRWEDVDDYFTTLLAPADEALEAALRDSDAEGLPRINVAPNQGKLLQLLAQIQGARRILEIGTLGGYSTIWLGRALPADGRLITLEYDAKHADVARRNLARAGLDGITEVRTGPALETLPKLADENPEPFDLVFVDADKANNPHYVEWALRLTTTGSLIIVDNVVRGGAVTDADSTDPSILGTRAALRLIAEHPRLNGTAVQTVGSKGYDGFALARVVA; encoded by the coding sequence ATGAGCGAGTCCCAGCGCTGGGAAGACGTCGACGACTACTTCACCACCCTCCTGGCTCCGGCCGACGAGGCCCTGGAGGCGGCGCTGCGCGACAGCGACGCGGAGGGGCTGCCGCGCATCAACGTCGCCCCGAACCAGGGCAAGCTGCTCCAGCTCCTCGCCCAGATCCAGGGCGCCCGCCGCATCCTGGAGATCGGCACGCTCGGCGGCTACAGCACGATCTGGCTGGGCCGCGCGCTCCCGGCCGACGGCCGGCTGATCACCCTGGAGTACGACGCGAAGCACGCCGACGTCGCCCGCCGCAACCTCGCCCGGGCCGGCCTCGACGGCATCACCGAGGTACGGACCGGCCCCGCCCTGGAGACGCTGCCCAAGCTGGCCGACGAGAACCCCGAGCCCTTCGACCTGGTCTTCGTCGACGCCGACAAGGCCAACAACCCGCACTACGTGGAGTGGGCCCTGCGGCTGACCACCACGGGCAGCCTGATCATCGTCGACAACGTGGTGCGCGGGGGCGCGGTGACCGACGCGGACTCCACCGACCCGAGCATCCTGGGCACCCGCGCCGCCCTCCGGCTCATCGCCGAGCATCCGCGGCTGAACGGCACGGCGGTGCAGACGGTGGGCAGCAAGGGGTACGACGGCTTCGCGCTGGCGAGGGTCGTGGCGTAG
- a CDS encoding helix-turn-helix domain-containing protein, which translates to MIGTVFRSEDVAAEDRFDHWRELVGRTHAPSDMSSEYAADFWAEQRLLPLGPVTVWPGSFRPMRFRRSARMVRQSDPEFYHVSLVLAGGLGVDQAGRADTHGPQDLYVIDTSQPYDIRPPADQERCVVTGVGVEFPKVLVPVSPDRVGDLLARRLSAQEGVGALLSGFLTGVVRQADSLQPSDAPRLGNVVLDLLLAWFAQELGTESALPPENRHRTLTAHVRAFIRRNLHDPDLTPPVIAAAHHISVSYLHRVFQEQTHGETVAAWIRGQRLEGARRDLADPALRSTPVHVIATRWGLRRPAEFSRAFRSAYGVPPTEYRLRAAASPAPQDIVTESAGGRVVRVPSGK; encoded by the coding sequence ATGATCGGAACGGTGTTCCGGAGTGAGGACGTGGCGGCGGAGGACCGGTTCGACCACTGGCGGGAGTTGGTCGGCCGGACCCACGCGCCCAGCGACATGAGCAGCGAGTACGCGGCCGACTTCTGGGCGGAGCAGCGGCTGCTGCCGCTGGGGCCGGTGACGGTGTGGCCGGGGTCGTTCCGGCCGATGCGGTTCCGGCGGTCCGCGCGGATGGTGCGGCAGTCGGACCCGGAGTTCTACCACGTCTCGCTGGTGCTCGCCGGCGGACTGGGGGTCGACCAGGCCGGGCGGGCCGACACCCACGGCCCGCAGGACCTGTACGTGATCGACACCTCGCAGCCGTACGACATACGGCCCCCGGCGGACCAGGAGCGTTGCGTGGTGACGGGGGTGGGTGTCGAGTTCCCCAAGGTGCTGGTGCCGGTGTCACCGGACCGGGTCGGGGACCTGCTGGCCAGACGGCTGTCGGCGCAGGAGGGAGTGGGCGCCCTGCTGTCCGGTTTCCTCACCGGCGTGGTCCGGCAGGCCGACTCCCTCCAGCCGTCCGACGCGCCACGTCTGGGCAACGTGGTGCTCGACCTGCTGCTGGCCTGGTTCGCCCAGGAACTCGGCACCGAGTCGGCCCTGCCCCCGGAGAACCGGCATCGCACCCTGACCGCACACGTCCGGGCCTTCATCCGCCGCAACCTCCACGACCCGGACCTCACCCCGCCCGTGATCGCCGCCGCACACCACATCTCCGTCAGCTACCTGCACCGCGTCTTCCAGGAGCAGACACACGGTGAGACCGTCGCCGCCTGGATCCGCGGCCAACGGCTGGAGGGTGCCCGCCGCGACCTGGCGGACCCGGCCCTGCGCTCCACGCCCGTCCATGTCATCGCCACCCGCTGGGGTCTTCGCCGCCCCGCCGAGTTCAGCCGGGCCTTCCGCAGCGCCTACGGCGTACCGCCCACCGAATACCGGCTCAGGGCGGCGGCGTCGCCAGCGCCGCAGGACATCGTGACGGAGTCCGCCGGGGGACGGGTGGTCCGAGTGCCGAGCGGGAAATAG
- a CDS encoding GNAT family N-acetyltransferase codes for MTWTIAPEPFDSPVAAALWRAYYTEVSDRWYLLHQGRRTEPGELERGVAAGPGAELAPPGGQLLVARYDGEPAGSAGVRLLDATTGELTRVFVHEGMRGRGGAALLVAAAEDAARALGARHLVLDTRSDLVEARALYTRLGYSETAPHNDDTYAEHWFRKSLDDDQERHGQKGGDQEKSERVN; via the coding sequence ATGACCTGGACCATCGCCCCGGAGCCCTTCGACTCCCCTGTCGCCGCCGCCCTCTGGCGGGCGTACTACACGGAGGTCAGTGACCGCTGGTACCTCCTGCACCAGGGCCGGCGCACGGAGCCCGGCGAGCTGGAGCGCGGGGTCGCGGCCGGTCCGGGTGCCGAACTGGCCCCGCCGGGAGGGCAGTTGCTCGTCGCCCGGTACGACGGTGAACCGGCCGGCAGCGCGGGCGTACGGCTCCTCGACGCCACGACCGGTGAGCTGACCCGGGTCTTCGTGCACGAGGGGATGCGGGGCCGGGGCGGCGCCGCGCTCCTCGTGGCCGCCGCGGAGGACGCCGCACGGGCCCTCGGTGCCCGGCACCTGGTCCTCGACACTCGCTCCGACCTGGTCGAGGCACGCGCCCTGTACACGCGCCTGGGCTACTCGGAGACCGCACCCCACAACGACGACACCTACGCCGAGCACTGGTTCCGCAAGAGCCTGGACGACGACCAGGAGAGGCACGGCCAGAAAGGGGGCGATCAGGAGAAGTCTGAACGCGTCAACTGA